The following coding sequences lie in one Helicobacter sp. MIT 21-1697 genomic window:
- a CDS encoding class I SAM-dependent methyltransferase has translation MLYLAENKHFWHIARREFIFQEVSKALMRSFGLEAKILDVGAGTGSITRHFLHCGYKNMAVGEIHPQGLEYAKSYGITQLYCMDLLDVPFEDEFDCIFAFDVLEHIDDDKSALLNMKRMLKNNPASLVCLSVPAHQWLWNAHDVSVHHKRRYTKATLTNLMCECGFHIESAQYFFIALTPLLFARALLNPASKAKQLESQELRDVPPPKILNRALLSMCRLENKCISFLPNCFGGSLLVIAHN, from the coding sequence ATGTTGTATTTGGCTGAAAATAAGCATTTTTGGCATATTGCACGCCGCGAGTTTATTTTCCAAGAAGTTTCCAAAGCTCTTATGCGCTCTTTTGGATTGGAGGCGAAGATTCTTGATGTGGGTGCTGGGACAGGAAGCATTACGCGGCATTTTCTTCATTGTGGTTATAAAAATATGGCTGTGGGCGAAATACACCCTCAAGGCTTAGAATATGCCAAAAGCTATGGCATTACACAGCTTTATTGTATGGATTTGCTTGATGTGCCTTTTGAAGATGAGTTTGATTGTATTTTTGCTTTTGATGTGCTTGAGCATATTGATGATGATAAAAGCGCACTTTTGAATATGAAGCGTATGCTTAAAAATAATCCTGCCAGCTTGGTTTGTTTGAGTGTCCCTGCGCACCAGTGGCTATGGAATGCTCACGATGTGAGCGTGCATCATAAACGCCGCTATACCAAAGCCACGCTTACAAATCTTATGTGTGAGTGTGGATTCCATATAGAATCTGCACAATATTTTTTTATTGCACTCACGCCACTTTTGTTCGCACGCGCTTTGCTCAATCCTGCTTCAAAGGCAAAACAATTAGAATCCCAAGAATTGCGTGATGTCCCACCGCCTAAGATTCTCAATCGCGCACTGCTTAGTATGTGTCGCTTGGAAAATAAATGTATATCTTTTTTACCAAATTGCTTTGGAGGCTCATTGCTTGTGATTGCGCATAATTAA
- a CDS encoding ribonucleoside-diphosphate reductase subunit alpha: MLDTITVTKRNGRIEPLNIAKIQKHTQAAVEGLEGVSQSELEVDAKILFKDKITTEEIQQTLIKTAVDKIDVDTPNWSFVAARLFLYDLYHKVTGWTGYKKLEEYFEQGEKEGKLISGIKEKYDLTFLDSHIKPERDLQFNYLGIKTLYDRYLLKDSNNRPIELPQHMFMAIAMFLAQNEKDCNAWAVKFYDMISSFEVICATPTLANARTTRHQLSSCFVGSTPDNIEGIFDAYKEMALLSKYGGGIGWDFSRVRGLGSFIDGHKNAAGGVVPFLKIANDVAIAVDQLGTRKGAIATYLEIWHNDIHDFIDLRKNSGEERRRTHDLFPAIWICDLFMKRVESNDFWTLFDPYECPELTELYGEAFEAKYLEYESSDKVLKSRILAKDLWKKILTNYFESGLPFLCFKDNANRVNPNAHAGIIRSSNLCTEIFQNTNPNHYVVEVEFEDGSKVLYEEKEVVKLDNGMCKRANKITSVDCIKGKKVFITSRIAQGGATAVCNLASVNLSKINTKEDIERVLPIAIRMLDNVIDLNFYPNRKVKVTNMQNRAIGLGVMGEAEMLARSHIEWGSEEHLIKIDEIMELVSFYAIESSANLAQEKGKYPQFEGSNWSKGIFPIDMANKEALKIVDRGGLFSQQCDWESLRTKVKAQGMRNGYLMAIAPTSSISILVGTTQTIEPVYRKKWYEENLSGLIPVVVPHLNLDTWNYYVSAYDIEQTHIIKAAAVRQKWIDQGQSTNIFVRLDKASGKMLNDIYTLAWKLGLKSTYYLRSQSPEAQEQIMDRSVECVNCQ; this comes from the coding sequence ATGCTAGACACAATCACGGTTACAAAGAGAAATGGGCGCATTGAGCCGCTCAATATTGCAAAGATTCAAAAACATACACAAGCGGCAGTAGAGGGATTAGAGGGAGTGAGTCAAAGTGAGCTAGAGGTTGATGCAAAGATTTTATTTAAAGATAAAATCACCACCGAAGAAATCCAACAAACGCTCATCAAAACAGCAGTAGATAAGATTGATGTAGATACACCAAATTGGAGTTTTGTCGCAGCACGATTATTTCTATATGATTTATACCATAAAGTAACAGGTTGGACAGGCTATAAAAAGCTTGAAGAATATTTTGAACAGGGAGAAAAAGAGGGTAAGCTCATCTCTGGTATTAAAGAAAAATATGATTTGACATTCTTAGATTCTCATATTAAGCCTGAACGTGATTTGCAATTTAATTATTTGGGCATTAAGACGCTTTATGATAGGTATTTATTAAAAGATAGCAATAATCGTCCCATTGAATTGCCCCAACATATGTTTATGGCAATTGCTATGTTTTTAGCACAAAATGAAAAAGATTGTAATGCTTGGGCAGTAAAATTTTATGATATGATTTCTTCGTTTGAGGTTATTTGTGCAACACCTACCCTTGCAAATGCTCGGACTACGCGTCATCAATTAAGTTCTTGTTTTGTAGGAAGCACACCTGATAATATTGAGGGAATCTTTGACGCTTATAAGGAAATGGCACTTTTGAGTAAATATGGAGGCGGTATAGGTTGGGATTTTAGCAGAGTGCGTGGGCTTGGAAGTTTCATTGATGGGCATAAAAATGCTGCTGGTGGTGTCGTGCCATTTTTAAAAATTGCTAATGATGTAGCAATTGCTGTTGATCAATTAGGCACACGAAAAGGCGCAATAGCTACTTATTTGGAGATTTGGCATAATGATATTCACGATTTTATTGACTTACGCAAAAATAGCGGTGAGGAACGCAGACGCACGCACGATTTATTTCCAGCTATTTGGATTTGTGATTTATTTATGAAGCGAGTAGAATCAAATGATTTTTGGACACTTTTTGACCCTTATGAATGCCCTGAACTCACTGAACTTTATGGAGAAGCCTTTGAAGCAAAATATCTTGAATATGAGAGCTCTGATAAGGTGCTTAAATCTCGCATTTTAGCTAAAGATTTATGGAAAAAGATTCTCACAAATTATTTTGAATCAGGCTTACCTTTTTTATGCTTTAAAGACAATGCAAATCGTGTAAATCCTAATGCTCACGCGGGAATTATCAGAAGTTCAAATCTATGCACAGAGATTTTTCAAAATACTAATCCTAATCATTATGTGGTGGAAGTGGAATTTGAAGATGGTTCAAAAGTGTTGTATGAAGAAAAAGAAGTAGTAAAACTTGATAATGGTATGTGTAAGAGGGCAAATAAAATTACAAGTGTGGATTGCATAAAGGGCAAGAAAGTGTTTATTACCTCGCGTATAGCACAAGGGGGAGCAACAGCAGTATGCAATCTTGCAAGCGTGAATCTAAGCAAAATAAACACCAAAGAAGATATTGAACGCGTCTTGCCTATTGCTATTAGAATGCTTGATAATGTGATTGATTTAAATTTTTATCCTAATCGTAAGGTTAAAGTTACAAATATGCAAAATCGTGCTATCGGGCTTGGAGTTATGGGTGAAGCAGAAATGCTTGCGCGCTCTCATATTGAATGGGGGAGTGAAGAGCATCTGATAAAGATTGATGAGATTATGGAGCTTGTGAGTTTTTATGCGATTGAATCAAGTGCAAATCTTGCGCAAGAAAAGGGTAAATATCCCCAATTTGAGGGCAGTAATTGGAGTAAGGGTATATTTCCTATTGATATGGCAAACAAAGAAGCTCTTAAGATTGTTGATAGAGGGGGGCTTTTTTCACAGCAATGCGATTGGGAATCTTTGAGGACAAAAGTAAAAGCACAAGGTATGCGTAATGGCTATTTGATGGCGATTGCACCCACAAGCTCAATTAGTATTTTGGTGGGCACGACTCAAACGATTGAGCCTGTGTATAGAAAAAAATGGTATGAGGAGAATCTAAGTGGGCTTATTCCTGTGGTTGTGCCTCACTTGAACCTTGATACTTGGAATTATTATGTTTCAGCGTATGATATTGAGCAAACTCATATTATCAAAGCAGCGGCTGTAAGGCAAAAATGGATAGACCAAGGGCAAAGCACAAATATTTTTGTGCGCCTTGATAAAGCAAGTGGCAAAATGCTTAATGATATTTATACGCTTGCGTGGAAATTGGGATTAAAAAGCACATATTATTTACGCTCTCAAAGTCCAGAAGCACAAGAGCAGATTATGGATAGAAGCGTAGAATGCGTGAATTGCCAATGA
- the hemE gene encoding uroporphyrinogen decarboxylase — MIFIDACLRKPTPYTPIWIMRQAGRYLSEYKESRAKAGSFLHLCKNVELATEVTLQPVEILDVDAAILFSDILVVPLEMGLPLEFLAGEGPKFNRTISNMNDIATLQKGAHKRLTYVYDTLSSIRTKLPKDKALIGFCGSPWTLATYMIEGQGSKSYAKSKAMLYRQPQILKALLESLSEELKLYLEEQIRAGANAVQIFDSWASALECEAYLEFSWQYMKDIAQYIKDKYPHIPVMLFPKGIAGYLDRIDGYFDVFGVDWSTPMALAKSHLGKKYVLQGNLEPSRLYDRESMERGIDEILKIMGKKEGHIFNLGHGMLPDLPRENAIALVQMVREKSKR; from the coding sequence ATGATTTTTATTGATGCGTGTTTGAGGAAACCCACGCCTTATACACCTATATGGATTATGCGCCAAGCTGGGCGATATTTGAGTGAATATAAAGAGAGCAGAGCTAAGGCTGGAAGTTTTTTACATTTGTGTAAGAATGTAGAGCTTGCCACTGAAGTAACATTGCAGCCTGTGGAGATTCTTGATGTTGATGCAGCTATTTTATTTAGCGACATTTTAGTTGTGCCTTTGGAAATGGGATTGCCCCTTGAATTTCTCGCAGGTGAAGGTCCTAAATTTAATCGCACAATCAGTAATATGAATGATATTGCAACTCTACAAAAGGGTGCGCATAAACGCCTTACTTATGTCTATGACACGCTAAGCTCTATCCGCACCAAACTGCCAAAAGACAAAGCTTTGATTGGATTTTGTGGTTCGCCTTGGACTTTGGCAACTTATATGATTGAGGGGCAAGGAAGCAAGAGCTATGCTAAAAGCAAAGCAATGCTGTATAGACAGCCACAGATTCTTAAAGCTTTGCTTGAATCTTTAAGTGAAGAATTAAAGCTCTATCTTGAGGAGCAAATCCGCGCAGGTGCAAATGCAGTGCAGATTTTTGATAGCTGGGCAAGTGCGCTTGAATGTGAGGCGTATTTGGAATTTAGTTGGCAGTATATGAAAGATATTGCTCAATATATCAAAGATAAATACCCACATATTCCTGTTATGCTTTTTCCTAAAGGAATTGCTGGATATTTGGATAGAATAGATGGGTATTTTGATGTTTTTGGTGTGGATTGGAGCACGCCTATGGCATTAGCAAAATCACATCTTGGCAAAAAATATGTTTTGCAAGGTAATCTTGAGCCTTCAAGGCTCTATGATAGAGAATCTATGGAACGTGGCATTGACGAGATTCTTAAAATTATGGGGAAAAAAGAGGGGCATATTTTTAATTTAGGACACGGAATGCTTCCAGATTTACCGCGCGAGAATGCTATTGCCCTTGTGCAAATGGTGAGAGAAAAATCAAAGCGATGA
- a CDS encoding glycosyltransferase family 10 domain-containing protein, translating to MSQNCTKAPKPTKKVYFCDGAVRGKIVTLLKQHYELIFTDENPDYIFYSCMGFEHIHYDGVRIFATGENVRADFNFCDYAIGYDYIHFEDRYLRYPLYLHYESDMQKAMNKHLHITPETIGSKTRFCTFVVSNGKADETRTQFFDFLNQYKHIHSGGQYKNNIGTPVADKHTFLQEGKFNIAFENSSTNGYTTEKLIQAFAAHTIPIYWGDKRVSLPLDVAGGG from the coding sequence ATGAGCCAAAATTGCACAAAAGCACCCAAACCCACAAAAAAAGTATATTTTTGTGATGGAGCGGTGAGAGGGAAAATTGTTACTTTATTAAAGCAACATTATGAACTTATTTTTACCGATGAAAACCCAGATTATATTTTTTACTCTTGTATGGGATTTGAGCATATTCATTACGATGGAGTGAGAATCTTTGCCACAGGTGAGAATGTAAGGGCTGATTTTAATTTTTGTGATTATGCTATTGGGTATGATTATATCCACTTTGAAGACCGATATTTGCGCTATCCACTTTATCTCCACTATGAATCTGATATGCAAAAAGCTATGAATAAACATTTGCATATCACGCCAGAAACGATTGGAAGCAAAACACGCTTTTGCACTTTTGTCGTGAGCAATGGCAAAGCAGATGAAACACGTACACAATTTTTTGATTTTCTCAATCAATACAAACATATACATAGCGGGGGGCAATATAAAAACAATATTGGCACACCTGTGGCAGACAAACACACATTTTTGCAAGAGGGAAAATTCAATATTGCTTTTGAAAATTCAAGCACAAATGGCTACACGACAGAAAAGCTTATCCAAGCTTTTGCTGCACACACGATTCCCATTTATTGGGGTGATAAACGCGTAAGTTTGCCTTTAGATGTAGCGGGGGGGGGGTAA
- a CDS encoding aspartate-semialdehyde dehydrogenase → MKEYVVGVVGASGAVGEEIFRVLEEHKFPVSRVVPLASERSVGKEIEFDSQTYKILETTDEIFAKEGIEIAFFSAGGAVSERFALSAAKAGAVVIDNTSYFRMDKDVPLVVPDVNPQDIAFWDKKGIIANPNCSTIQMVQVLAPLHKAFGIKRVDVSTYQAASGAGKRGMEELVMQMQAFFAFKLDEAQTQVFPHRLALNVIPHIDVFMPNDYTKEEMKMINETHKIMHTDFPVSATCVRVPVLRSHSESISITFASEVSAKQVREILLESPYLVLCDNPQEKLYPMPITATETDQTYVGRVREDNFDKHIIHLWCVADQIRVGAATNAVRIAQKWIEMQK, encoded by the coding sequence GTGAAAGAATATGTTGTGGGCGTAGTTGGCGCAAGTGGTGCTGTGGGGGAAGAGATTTTTAGAGTGCTAGAGGAGCATAAGTTTCCTGTATCAAGGGTTGTGCCATTAGCAAGTGAGCGCAGTGTAGGTAAGGAGATAGAATTTGATTCTCAAACTTATAAGATTTTAGAAACTACCGATGAAATTTTTGCAAAAGAAGGCATAGAAATTGCGTTTTTTTCTGCGGGTGGGGCAGTGAGCGAGCGATTTGCACTAAGTGCTGCTAAAGCCGGGGCAGTGGTGATTGATAACACAAGCTATTTTCGTATGGATAAAGATGTGCCTTTAGTCGTGCCTGATGTAAATCCACAAGATATAGCATTTTGGGATAAAAAGGGCATTATTGCCAATCCTAATTGCTCTACGATTCAAATGGTGCAGGTGCTAGCACCTTTGCATAAAGCTTTTGGTATCAAACGCGTAGATGTGAGCACCTATCAAGCCGCAAGTGGCGCAGGAAAACGCGGTATGGAGGAGCTTGTTATGCAAATGCAAGCGTTTTTTGCCTTTAAGCTTGATGAGGCGCAAACACAGGTATTCCCTCATCGCCTTGCTTTAAATGTGATTCCACATATTGATGTATTTATGCCTAATGATTACACAAAAGAAGAGATGAAAATGATTAATGAAACCCATAAAATTATGCACACAGATTTTCCTGTGAGTGCGACTTGTGTGCGCGTGCCTGTATTAAGAAGCCATAGTGAATCTATAAGCATTACTTTTGCATCTGAAGTGAGTGCAAAGCAAGTGCGTGAGATTCTCTTAGAATCTCCTTATCTTGTGCTGTGTGATAATCCACAAGAAAAACTCTATCCTATGCCTATCACAGCGACTGAAACTGACCAAACTTATGTAGGGCGAGTGCGTGAGGATAATTTTGATAAACATATTATTCATTTATGGTGTGTGGCTGACCAGATTCGTGTAGGTGCAGCCACAAATGCTGTGAGAATTGCGCAAAAGTGGATTGAAATGCAAAAGTAA
- the prfA gene encoding peptide chain release factor 1, which yields MLTDKLKPIVARYDEISSLLSSESVLSNIKQLTQLSKEQSDIESIAQNAKTYFSLLENITQNKALLEDKELGELAKEELKDLESAKATLEEEIKLLLIPKDPNDSKNIYLEIRAGTGGDEAGIFVGDLFKAYCRYADLQKWKVEIISSSENNVGGYKEVIALVKGNGAYSKLKFEGGTHRVQRVPETESQGRIHTSAITVAIMPEVDDVEININPNDLKIDVFRSSGHGGQSVNTTDSAVRITHIPTGISVSMQDEKSQHKNKDKALKILKARLYEAEMEAQNTQNKEARKTQVGSGDRSERIRTYNYPQNRLTDHRIGLTLYSLEEIMLGGLLDEFINPLIAHAQSEAMGNIEQ from the coding sequence ATGCTTACTGACAAACTTAAACCCATTGTGGCGCGTTATGATGAAATTTCAAGCCTCCTTAGTTCAGAATCTGTTCTTTCAAATATCAAACAGCTTACCCAGCTTAGTAAAGAGCAAAGCGATATAGAATCTATCGCACAAAATGCCAAAACATATTTTTCCCTCCTTGAAAATATTACACAAAATAAAGCCTTGCTTGAAGATAAAGAGCTTGGCGAACTTGCCAAAGAAGAACTCAAAGATTTAGAATCTGCTAAAGCTACACTAGAAGAAGAAATCAAACTCCTCCTTATTCCTAAAGACCCAAATGATAGCAAAAATATTTACCTTGAGATTCGCGCTGGGACAGGTGGTGATGAGGCGGGGATTTTTGTAGGAGATTTATTTAAGGCGTATTGTCGCTATGCAGATTTGCAAAAATGGAAAGTTGAAATTATAAGCTCAAGTGAAAATAATGTCGGTGGCTATAAGGAAGTGATTGCGCTTGTCAAAGGAAATGGTGCGTATTCCAAGCTTAAATTTGAAGGTGGCACTCATCGGGTGCAACGCGTGCCAGAGACAGAATCTCAAGGACGCATTCATACTTCAGCTATCACGGTGGCGATTATGCCTGAAGTTGATGATGTGGAAATTAATATCAATCCTAATGATTTAAAAATTGATGTTTTTCGTAGCAGCGGACACGGAGGACAAAGCGTAAATACCACAGATTCAGCAGTGAGAATCACGCATATTCCCACAGGCATTAGCGTTTCTATGCAAGATGAAAAATCTCAACATAAAAATAAAGATAAAGCATTGAAGATACTTAAAGCAAGACTTTATGAGGCAGAGATGGAAGCCCAAAATACACAAAACAAAGAAGCGCGCAAGACTCAAGTAGGAAGTGGTGATAGAAGCGAGAGAATCCGCACTTACAACTATCCACAAAATCGTCTCACAGACCATCGCATAGGTTTAACACTTTATAGCCTTGAAGAAATTATGTTAGGTGGGCTACTTGATGAATTTATCAATCCTCTTATTGCCCACGCTCAAAGTGAAGCTATGGGGAATATAGAGCAATGA
- the rpsT gene encoding 30S ribosomal protein S20 yields the protein MANHKSAQKRIRQTKTRTERNRYYKTRIKNIVRDIREAVSSKDVAKAQEALKIANKELHKYVSKGILKKNTAARKVSRLNASVKKIAQSA from the coding sequence ATGGCAAATCATAAATCTGCTCAAAAACGCATTCGGCAAACCAAAACAAGAACTGAACGCAACCGATACTACAAGACGCGTATTAAAAATATTGTGCGAGACATTCGTGAGGCTGTCTCAAGTAAAGATGTAGCAAAAGCACAAGAAGCACTTAAAATTGCCAACAAAGAGCTCCATAAATATGTCAGTAAAGGGATTTTGAAAAAAAATACTGCTGCGCGCAAAGTATCGCGGCTTAATGCAAGTGTGAAAAAAATCGCTCAATCTGCTTAA
- the lspA gene encoding signal peptidase II: MRNIFSFTHLRQITTRQMCIFIALFALSILLDQWVKLIMLEGFVWENEAITIGGRALVYNKGVAFSMFSFLEEYLKYIQILFLFLLLLGALWSDFFVKHYVPLGILIGAGLSNIIDRFMYGGVVDYVYWHYWFDFAIFNLADVLIDISVALMILQMLREKKL, from the coding sequence ATGCGTAATATTTTTTCATTCACGCATTTAAGGCAGATTACGACAAGGCAAATGTGCATTTTTATCGCACTTTTTGCTCTAAGCATTTTGCTTGACCAATGGGTAAAGCTTATTATGCTTGAGGGTTTTGTGTGGGAGAATGAGGCAATCACTATTGGCGGTAGGGCTCTTGTGTATAACAAAGGCGTGGCATTTTCAATGTTTAGCTTTTTAGAAGAGTATTTAAAATATATTCAGATTCTCTTTTTGTTTCTTTTGTTGCTTGGTGCGCTATGGAGTGATTTTTTTGTCAAACATTATGTGCCACTTGGGATACTCATTGGTGCTGGCTTATCAAATATCATTGATAGGTTTATGTATGGGGGAGTTGTAGATTATGTGTATTGGCATTATTGGTTTGATTTTGCGATTTTTAATCTTGCCGATGTGCTTATTGATATAAGTGTGGCATTGATGATACTTCAAATGCTACGCGAGAAAAAATTGTAA
- the glmM gene encoding phosphoglucosamine mutase → MKTKEKDIKVKLFGTDGVRGRAGEVITPSSVIALGTSAGIHFRQHSLTNKILVGKDTRRSGYMIENALVSALTSVGYDVIQIGPMPTPAVAFLTEDMRCDAGIMISASHNPYDDNGIKFFNHFGYKLAQEEEESIESYYHNPASLQSALKSGLEIGSSKRIDDVVGRYIVHIKNSFPKNLTLRGLRIVCDCANGAAYRVAPIVLRELGADVIAINDEPNGYNINKQCGAMHPEGLAQEVMTYRADIGFALDGDADRLVVVDNQGNIVNGDKLIGALALYQKQIGALENNAIVATLMSNLALEEFLKSHKIGLHRCNVGDKYVWDTMREHNLNFGGESSGHIIFSDYAKTGDGLVSALQVLALLIQSAKSAKEILNPFELYPSELYNLKVAHKKPLESINGLQERLDSITQSGNRHLVRYSGTENKLRILVEGKDSKLVSEQVKMLIDFCQKQLNA, encoded by the coding sequence ATGAAAACAAAAGAAAAAGATATAAAGGTAAAACTATTTGGCACTGATGGTGTGCGAGGACGCGCAGGAGAGGTGATTACTCCCTCAAGTGTGATAGCATTAGGAACAAGCGCGGGGATACACTTTCGTCAGCATTCATTAACAAATAAGATTCTCGTAGGTAAAGATACGCGCCGTAGTGGCTATATGATAGAAAATGCTCTTGTTTCAGCTCTCACTTCTGTGGGTTATGATGTAATACAAATTGGTCCTATGCCTACTCCTGCAGTTGCTTTTTTGACAGAGGATATGCGTTGTGATGCGGGCATTATGATAAGCGCGAGTCATAATCCTTATGATGATAATGGCATAAAATTTTTTAATCATTTTGGCTATAAACTTGCTCAAGAGGAAGAAGAGAGTATAGAATCTTATTATCACAATCCTGCTTCACTCCAAAGCGCACTCAAAAGTGGGTTAGAAATTGGGAGTTCAAAACGCATTGATGATGTGGTGGGACGTTATATTGTGCATATTAAAAATTCCTTTCCTAAGAATCTGACTTTGCGTGGATTGCGCATTGTGTGTGATTGTGCCAATGGTGCGGCATATCGTGTTGCACCCATTGTTTTAAGGGAGTTAGGAGCTGATGTAATTGCTATCAATGATGAACCCAATGGTTATAATATCAACAAGCAATGTGGGGCTATGCACCCTGAAGGTTTGGCTCAAGAAGTGATGACTTATCGTGCTGATATAGGTTTTGCGCTTGATGGTGATGCAGATAGATTAGTAGTGGTGGATAATCAAGGAAATATTGTCAATGGTGATAAACTCATTGGCGCACTTGCGCTTTATCAAAAGCAAATCGGCGCACTTGAAAACAACGCTATTGTGGCAACCCTGATGAGTAATCTCGCACTTGAGGAATTTCTCAAATCTCATAAAATAGGGCTTCATCGTTGTAATGTGGGAGATAAATATGTATGGGATACAATGCGTGAGCATAATCTTAATTTTGGAGGAGAGAGTAGCGGGCATATTATTTTTAGTGATTATGCTAAAACAGGCGATGGCTTGGTAAGTGCATTGCAAGTTTTAGCACTTTTAATCCAAAGCGCTAAAAGTGCGAAGGAAATACTCAATCCATTTGAACTTTATCCAAGTGAATTATACAATCTTAAAGTTGCTCACAAAAAGCCCCTTGAAAGCATTAATGGTTTGCAAGAGAGGTTAGATTCTATTACCCAAAGTGGGAATCGCCATCTTGTGCGCTACTCTGGCACAGAAAATAAGCTTAGAATCTTGGTAGAAGGCAAAGATTCTAAGCTTGTGAGTGAGCAGGTGAAAATGCTCATTGATTTTTGTCAAAAGCAGCTTAATGCGTAA
- a CDS encoding hemolysin family protein codes for MDPYSSILMLILALLLVFLNAFFVLSEFAIVKIRKSKLEELVKNDVKNASLALKITHSLDTYLSATQLGITLASLALGWISENAFVKLMSIPFEYFLESSPFLVHSIASVIAFVFVTLLHVVLGELVPKSVAIAKTESIVLLIAKPLYTFRIIFSPLIKLFDLLAAFFLKFINISPARENEVAHSDEELKIIIGESLKEGYIDSIEGEIIKNAVDFSDTLAREIMTPRKDMICLNAQDGYEKNIDIILQTNHTRYPYYQDSKDNILGMIHIRDLFENAIKGKERNLSKLVRNMIIVPESAHISEILNTMNRQQVHTALVVDEYGGTSGLLTMEDIIEEIMGDISDEHDLKIEDMRQIDAQTYEFDGKLEISDIEEMLGITFKNTNDHITIGGYVFGLFGRLPMMKDKITDEHCIFEVLEMEGARIKKLKVTYTPKMTSSL; via the coding sequence TTGGACCCATATTCGTCCATTTTGATGCTTATTTTGGCATTGCTTTTAGTGTTTCTCAATGCTTTTTTTGTGCTTTCAGAATTTGCTATTGTTAAGATACGAAAATCAAAGCTAGAGGAGCTTGTGAAAAATGATGTCAAAAATGCTTCTTTGGCTTTGAAAATTACTCATTCGCTTGATACATATTTGAGCGCAACACAGCTTGGTATCACCCTAGCCTCTCTTGCATTAGGTTGGATTAGTGAAAATGCTTTTGTTAAGCTTATGAGTATCCCATTTGAATACTTCTTAGAATCTTCACCCTTTTTAGTGCATTCTATTGCATCAGTGATTGCTTTTGTTTTTGTAACACTTCTTCACGTTGTGCTTGGAGAGCTCGTGCCAAAGTCAGTTGCTATTGCCAAAACAGAATCTATTGTGCTTTTGATTGCCAAGCCGCTTTATACATTTCGGATTATCTTTTCTCCACTGATTAAGCTTTTTGATTTGCTTGCAGCATTTTTTCTTAAATTCATTAACATCTCACCTGCGCGGGAAAATGAAGTCGCGCATTCTGATGAGGAACTTAAAATCATTATAGGCGAAAGTCTTAAAGAGGGTTATATAGATTCCATAGAGGGTGAAATCATCAAAAATGCAGTTGATTTCTCTGATACCCTTGCTCGGGAGATTATGACACCTAGAAAAGATATGATATGTTTAAATGCGCAAGATGGATATGAAAAAAATATTGATATTATTTTGCAAACAAATCACACGCGTTATCCTTACTATCAAGATTCTAAAGACAATATCCTAGGTATGATACATATCCGCGATTTATTTGAAAACGCGATAAAAGGCAAGGAACGCAATCTCTCTAAGCTTGTCCGCAATATGATTATCGTGCCAGAAAGTGCGCATATCTCTGAAATTTTAAATACAATGAATCGTCAGCAAGTCCATACCGCACTTGTTGTTGATGAATATGGTGGCACTTCTGGGCTTTTAACAATGGAAGATATTATTGAGGAAATTATGGGGGATATTTCTGATGAGCACGATTTGAAAATTGAAGATATGAGGCAAATTGACGCGCAAACTTATGAATTTGATGGCAAACTTGAAATAAGCGATATTGAAGAAATGCTCGGCATTACTTTTAAAAATACAAATGACCATATCACTATCGGGGGTTATGTATTTGGGCTTTTTGGGCGATTGCCTATGATGAAAGATAAAATTACCGATGAACATTGTATTTTTGAAGTGCTTGAAATGGAAGGTGCGAGGATTAAAAAATTAAAAGTTACCTACACACCAAAGATGACATCATCGCTTTGA